Proteins encoded together in one Vitis vinifera cultivar Pinot Noir 40024 chromosome 4, ASM3070453v1 window:
- the LOC100248935 gene encoding uncharacterized protein LOC100248935 gives MAFAHHLLTRPPKISILPSSSSSSSSSPSIFSLPLSSSSSPLCSKTSKLSIFPGLLKLGHRAKSKPQDSEVNLAAEAFTSFKHLLLPVTDRNPYLSEGTRQAAATTAALAKKYGADITVVVIDEKQKESIPEHDTQLSSIRWHLSEGGFQEFRVLERLGEGSSKPTAIIGEVADDLNLDLVVLSMEAIHSKHVDANLLAEFIPCPVLLLPL, from the exons ATGGCCTTCGCTCACCATCTGCTTACCCGTcctcccaaaatctccattctcccttcttcttcttcttcctcctcatcTTCTCCTTCTATCTTTTCGCTACCTctctcttcatcttcttctcctCTCTGCTCCAAAACTAGCAAGCTATCTATATTTCCCGGACTCCTCAAACTCGGCCACAGAG CTAAGTCTAAACCGCAAGACTCTGAAGTCAATTTAGCTGCAGAGGCCTTCACTAGTTTCAAGCACCTGCTTCTGCCAGTCACAGACCGGAATCCATATCTTTCTGAGGGGACAAGACAG GCTGCAGCTACAACTGCTGCTTTAGCAAAGAAGTACGGGGCTGACATCACAGTTGTCG TGATTGATGAAAAGCAGAAAGAGTCTATCCCGGAGCATGACACCCAACTCTCTAGCATCCGCTGGCATCTGTCAGAAG GTGGATTCCAGGAATTCAGGGTGCTAGAGCGACTGGGAGAGGGGAGCAGCAAGCCAACAGCCATTATTGGAGAAGTTGCAGATGACCTGAATTTGGATTTAGTAGTTTTAAGCATGGAAGCCATTCATTCCAAGCATGTGGATGCAAACCTGCTTGCTGAGTTCATTCCCTGCCCTGTTTTGCTTTTGCCCTTATAA